ATGGACCTCTCGCCCGAGCGCCGCCGCGAGGTGATCAGCGCGCTCGCGATCGACCGGATCCAGGTCCAGGACGTCATGGTCGACCGCGAGGAGATCGTGGCCGTCTCGACCGAGCAGTCGACGGGCGAGAACCTCTCGATGATCAGCGCGACACCACACACCCGGTTCCCGCTCGTCGGCGAGAGCCTCGACGACGTCGCCGGCACCGTCTACGTCCCGTCGCTGCTGGAGCACTGGGGGGCGCTTGAACGCGAGGAGGCCGACTTCGCCGACCTCGCCGCCGCCCCGATGACGGTCCCGCCGGAGCTCGCCGTGAGCGACCTCATCGACCGGTTCCAGACCGAACAGCAGGAACTGGCGGTCGTCGTCGACGACGGCCACACCGTGGGGTTGGTCACGACGACGGACGCATTCGAGACCATCGCGGGCGAACTGGAGGACCCACTCGACGGCGAGGCGTCGGTCACCGCCGACTGAGGGTGTCCGGGAGCAGGGAGATCGTGTCCGGGAGTCACCCGGCGAGTGCGGCCTGAACCCGGTCGTCGGCCAGCGAGTCGATCGAGCGTGGCGGATCGGGCGCGGCAGCCTCGGGAAGCCGGAGCCGCCACCAGCCGACGTCGTGCCAGTCGCCGTCTTTGTAGCCGACGTCGTCGAAGACGCCGACGCGGTCGAAGCCGAGCGCCTCGTGGAGGGCGACGCTGGCGGGGTTCGGCAGGGTGATCACGCCGTACGCGTTCGCGTACCCCTGGGCCGTCAGGAGGGTGAGCAACGCCTCGTACAGCCGGCGGCCGACGCCCTCGTGCTGGGCGGTCGCGTCGACGTACACGGAGAGTTCGGTTGACCAGCGGTAGGCGTCGCGCTCGCGGAGCGCCCCGGCGTACGCGTAGCCGGCCACGCCGTCGTCGCGCTCGCAGACGAGCCACGGGAACTGTTCGAGCGTCTTCGAGAGCTTCGTCTCGAGCGTCGCGACCGACGGGACCGTCGTCGCGAACGAGACGGCCGTCTCCTCGACGTAGGGCGCGTAGATGCGCCGGATCCCGGGTGCGTCAGCCGGCGTCGCCATCCGGAGGCAGTCCATGAGCCGACGCCGCAACCCGAGGCAGTAAGTCCAGTGGTTCGGTGGCGGACGCCGACGCCGGGAGAGAGTATATATCACACCTCGTGAATGTCTGTGTATGACGCCACCGTTCGACGAGATCGCCTTCCTCACGCGATCGCCGAATCGGGTTGCGGTGTTGGGGGCGCTCGCCGAGGGGCGGTACTCCCGCCGGGAACTCGTCGACGAGACGCCCGCCTCGCGCGTGACGGTCGGCCGGATCCTGCACGACTTCGGGGAGCGCGGATGGGTGCGAAACAGCGGTGAGGGGTACGAAGCGACGACACGGGGCCGACTGCTCGCCCAGGAGCTGCTGTCGGTTCTCGACCGGCTCCGGGCGATCGACCGGCTCGATCCGGTGTTACCGTGGTTCCCGATCGACCGGCTCGACGTCCCGCTGTCGGCGTTCGGCGACGCGGACGTGACCGTCCCCACCACGGCCGAGCCGAACCGTCACCACCGACGGATCGGAACCGTCGGTGGGATCGCCGACCACGCCCGGATGTACTCCCAGGGGGCGACGAAGGAGGCGATCGACATCCACCGGTCGGCGATCCGGAACCGTGGACAACGGCTCGAACTCGTCCTCACCCGCCCCGCGCTCGACGCCATCGCGGCGGACGATCAACTCCGTGCCGAGTTCCGCACGCTCGCGGCGGCGGCCGCGTTCGTCGGCACGGTCGAGCGAGAACTGTCGCTCCCGTTCGTCGCCCTGTTCGACGGGCGCTGTTTTCTCGGGGCCGTCACCGACAGCGGTGCGCCGGCGGGCGTCGTCGAGTCCGACGACGACGCTCTCGTCGCCTGGACGCAGCGGACGCTCGACGAGATCCGGGCAGCGGCGGTGCCACTGGACCTCGACGCGTTCACGGCGTGAACGGCCGTTCACGGGGTGAGCTTAAGACACTCCTGTCAGTATTTCAATTATGAAGGAAGTGCGTACTAACAGACTGTTCGACACGTCTGACTGTCGGCGTGTCGGTGAGGAGTGGTCGACGGCGGACGGACGCGTCGGGGCGCGACGGTGAACGTGTCGACGACAGACGGCCTGCAGGGCGGTCTCGCGGTTCTGCTCGTCCTGACGGTCGTCCTCGGAAGCGTCGGCGTCTACGTCGCGACCGTCCCGGCAAGCGCGGCGACGACACGGGTCGTCGACGCGGGCGGCGGCACTCCCTACAAGACGATCCAGGCCGCGCTCGACGCGTCGGACGCCGGCGACACGGTCGAGGTACGACCGGGCGTCTATCGGGAGGCGATCACGGTCACGAAGGAGGTGACGCTCGTCGCCCCGAACGGCGCGACGCTGAACGGGTCGACCGTGCAGGAGCAGTCGCTCGGCGCGGGGACGGTCGGCATCACCGTCGACCCGGCTGTCGGATCGGGCCTGACCATCGACGGGTTCACCGTCGAGCGGTACACCGATGGGATCACCGTGGGGGCGTCCGCCATGGAGAGCTCCCGGAACGCTGACGAGTCGATCATCACGGGCGGGTGGACCATCCGTGACGTCACGGCTCGGGACAACGCCGAGGACGGCGTCGACGTCGGGGCAGTCGACGGCACCCCGTGGACGATGACCCGCGTCACCGCCGTCGGCAACGGCGACGTCGGTATCGAGGTCGACGGATATCCGAACCCGAACGCCGTCGGCTGGACGATTCGGGAGAGCAACGCGTCCGACAACGGCTACTACGGTGTGTACACGAGCAGCTCGATGGGCAGGTGGCGACTGCTGGACTCGACGACCAACGACAACGGGGCGTCGGGCGTCCAAACCACCGCCGAGGACAGCGCGTGGGTCATCGGGAACCACACCGCGTCGGGCAACGCCGACTTCGGCATCCACCCTATCGGGAACTTCCAGGGTGACTGGACCATCCACAACGCGACCGTCACGGACAACGGCGACAGCGGCATCGGGGGTGGGTTCGGGAGCAGCGGCGACTGGACCATCCGCGACTCGGTGGTCACGGGGAACTACGACTGGGGGCTGTACGTCCCGAACAACCCGGGTGACTTCCGAATCGAGAACGTGACCGTCCGCGACAACAGTTGGGGCGGCATCGCGGTGACTCGCGCGGAAGGGAACTGGCGCATCGACGACTCGCGGATCGAGAACAACGGCGACTACCGGGGCTACTTCGGCGTCAACGCGGAGTTCACGCTCGGCTCGTGGGCCGTCAACAACACCGTCATCACCGGCAACGTCAACGGTGGCATCAACGCCGAAGAGGGGCGGGACGGCCGACCCGTCGGCGACGCCACCGACAACTGGTGGGGGCAGGCCAGCGGCCCGCTCGCGGGGCAGTGCGTCGGCAACGTCGACTGTGGCTCACCGCTCACCGCACCGCCAGGGACGACCGCATCGCCGGCAGTCGTCTCGGGAACGGTGACGAACGACAGCGGCGTCGGACTCGCGGGAGTAGAGGTGGCCGTCTACCGCGACGACGGCACGGGGACGTTCACCGCGTACGAGACGAACACGACGGATGCAGCCGGTCAGTACCGCGTCGACGTCGACGTCCCGGCGGGCGAGACGACCGCCCGGTTCAAAGTCGAGTTCGAGGACCCGAGCGGCGTGTATCTCGGCGAGTGGTACGACGACGCTGCGGGAGAGAGTACGGCCGACACGCTCGACGTCCAGAGCGGCTTCACCGCGTTCGCCGACGCGGAACTGGCCGACAACACCGCCACCGTCTACGGCCGGGTCAGAAACGAGAGCGGCGACCCCATCGAGGGGATACTCGTCGTCCCGTATCGCGAGGACGCCGGTGGCGACCTCAGACAGCTCCCTGGCGTCGGAACCGACGCGACAGGGCAGTACACGTACGAGATGGACGTCCCGCCGGGCCAGTCGGGCGCCAGGGTCAAACTGCTGTTCGCCGACCCCGACGACGTGTACGCCTCGCGGTACTACGACGACGCCGAGACGCTGGCAGACGGGCTAGAAGTGTACGTGCCGGCTGGCGAGCGCCGGCTCGTCAGCGGGACCCTGCCTAGAGAAGCCGACGTCACGGCCGGCTTCTCGGGGACGGTGACGGACGGGTCGGGCGCGCCGCTGTCGGACATCGACGTGGCCGTGTTCCGTGACGATGGCACCGGCACGTTCCGCGAGTGGACGACCGAATCGACCGATTCGAGCGGGGAGTTCGACGTCGACGTCGACCCGGTCGACTCGGACAACGCTCTCGTGCGCGTCAAACTCCGCTTCACCGACCCGAGCGGCCAGTACACCGAGCAGTGGTACGACGGGGCGAGCCAGTCGACCGCAACCGTCGTCGCGGGGCTTGTGAGCGCCGAGCGCGCCGATCTGAACGCGACACTCGTCGACGACGCCCCGCCTGCGCCCGACGTCGCCCGCGTCTCCGGCTGGGTGACGAACGAGTCAGGAGCACCGATCGAAGACGCGTTCGTGAACGTCTACATCGACGACGGGACCGGCGCAGCCTCGCTGGGCGCTTTTACGTTCACAAGCGCCAGCGGCCAGTACGCCGCCGAGGTCGACCTGCCTGCCGGTGAGTCGAGTGTCGACGTGAAGGTCGAATTCACCGACACCGACGACGTCTATGCCTCTCGGTACTACGACGACGCGACACGCTACAGCGACGCGACAGCCGTGACCGTTCCCGGTGGCGAGACGCGCTTCGTGAGTGAGTCGCTCCCCGTGGCGGACGACGTCACCGGCGGGTTCTCGGGCACGGTGACGAACGAGTCGGGTGACCCACTCCCCGGTATCGAGGTGACGGCGTTCCGCGACGACGGCACCGGCAGCTTCCGCGCGTGGACGACGGAATCGACCGACGCACAGGGACGCTACGACATCGACGTCGAGCCCGCGAATCCGAGTGACAACCGCGTCACAGTCAAACTCCGTTTTACCGACCCGACGTGGGAGTACGCCCAGGAGTGGAACAGCAGCGGCTACCAAGACATCCGGACGATGGCCGATGCCACCGAGATTAGCGCACTCGTCGGTGACTCACGGGTCCGGAACGAGGAACTCGAGCGAAACGTCGTCACGGTCAGCGGCGTCGTCAGGAACGAAGCCGGCGACAGCCTAGAGGACATATTGGTCGTCACGTACCGCAAGGAGGCGGATGGAGGGTTCACGCAGTACGATTCGGCAGCGACCTACACCGACGAGTTCGGCAGATACGAGACGGAGGTGCCCGTCCGAGATGGGGAGACGACGGTCGACCTGAAGGTCGGCTTCGCTGACCCCGACGGTGAGTACGCGAGAACGTACTGGCGGGACGCGCGGACGGTGTCGAACGCAGACGTCATCGACGACGCAGTCGCCGGCTGGACGCTCCCGAACGTGATGGCGACGATGCCCCGTCGCGACGACGTGGCTGTCACGTACTTCGGCATCGTCTACGACGAGAACAACGACGTGCTGGAGGACATCCGCGTGACGGTGTTCCGCGACGACGGCACCGGTAGCTACGGCGAGTGGACGAACCTGCGGACCGACGAGAACGGCTACTGGGAAGGAGCAGTGTATCCGCCGCCGGGCGAACAGAACGTCTCAGTGAAAATTCGCTACCGCGACGACAGCGGCGACTACCTCGAAGAGTGGGAGTCCAACGAGAGCAGTAAGGCAACGGCCGACGTCGAGAGCGGCACCGTGGGAGAGTACATCGACCTCATCGGCACAGTGCTCGCACCAGCACCGAAAACACAGGTGTCGGGCGTCGTCCGCGCAGACACAGACGGCAACGAGGCACTCGACGGCATCCGAGTGACGGCCTTCCGTGACGACGGGACAGGAGACTTCGACCCGTTCGCCACGCTGACGACGGACGAGTTCGGCTACTACGAGTTCCAAGTGCCGCCACCGCCGGGGTCGTCGACAGTGTCGACTCGACTCTATTTCCGCGACCCGACGGGCGAGTATTCGTCGATGTGGTATCGCGATGCGCGGCGCGCGGCGGGGGCGACACAGCTAAACAGCCCTGCCGGTGAGGGGAACTACTTCAACGACCAGTGGCTTCCCGAGGCGGGGATGCTCCTCGGCGTGTCGGTGCAGGCGCTGTCGACCTGTCAGAACCCAGCCGACGAGTCGAGTTGCACCTTCCCGAACGACGAGGACACGGTGACAGTCGGGCCAGGAGAAGAAGTGGCCGTCCACTACGAACTGTGGAACGGTGACGACGAGGTGTACACCGACTACGACGTCGACGACCCCGCGACGGGGACCACGATGTTCGGTGCGAACCACCGGGTCGCTACCCTCACGACGCGCACCACGACGACGACGCTGACGTCTCCACTCGTCGACGGAAGCTACGATTATCAGGCGAACGCCACGAGTATCTCCGAGAGCGGCAAGGTGAGTAACTCCTCGGCGTCGTACACGATCGGGGTCCAGGGCTCGGTCGTCCAGCAGGCGAGAGCCGGTGACCGCTTCGACGCGTCGGTGTCGAACCCGGGGGCGGGAACGCCGGTGCTCGTCGACGGAGGCACGCAGGGCCTAGCGAATCTGTCGAACACGACGTTCCAGAGCGTGCTCCTGACGACCGACGGCGGAGATTTCAGCCTGAACCTCACCGGCAGCGACGACGCACCGAGCGGGACGTCTTCGCTCCCGCTCGCGGCGGGCGGAACGTCGCTGGGGTACGTCACCGTCGACCACTCCGTGCCCGACGAGAACGTCGACGAGGTGGTCTTCCGGTTCCGCGTCTCACGGCTTCGACTCGCCACCGCGGGCGTCTCCCCGGGTGACGTCACGCTGTACCGCTACGTCGACGGCTCGCCGACGGCGCTGTCGACGGCGCTCGTCAGGACCACGCCGACCGCGTCCGTCTTCGAGGCGACGTCGCCCGGACTCTCGGTGTTCGCGGTCGGCGCGGGCGAGTTGACATCGACGCCGGCGGACAGTGACGGCGGCAGTGGGAGCGCCGACACCGACCGGGACAGCGACGACAGGGAGTCACCGACACCGACCCCGGTGCCGACGCCAGTGTCGTCCGATTCCGACGCGACGGTCACTCCGCAGGCGACGGAGACACCGGCGTCCGAGTCGACGACAGCGACCGGAGGTGTGTCGACCGCAGTCGAGACGTCCGAACCCGAGACGTCCGTTGCCGACTCCGAGGGGACGACAACGGTCGGTGCCGACGCCACGACGCCGACCGACGCCGAGCCGGCGACCACGTCGACGACGTTCGACGGCTTCGGAGCGCTCACGCTGCTGCTGGCGCTGTTCGCCGTGCTGTCGGTCGTCCTGTCCAGGCGACGCCGACGGTAGTAGCGCGGGGTTTTATCTCCGGTACGCTGTCGCGAGGCCGTCGAGCGCCTCGTGGTGTCGGGTCGGATGCGGGGCGAGAAGCGGCGAGACGCTCACGTGGCCGTCGACGACCGCCCGTCGGTCGGTCCCATCGGGGTCCGGGAGGTCGTCGTCGCGCATGCGCTCCCAGATCCGGTCGTGGAGCGTGAGTCGGTCGTCGCCGTCGGGCCGAGCGGTCATGTCGTACATCGTCGACGGCTCGGTGATGCGCATCTCGGGCTCGTCGACCGCGTCCAGCGGCGCGTTGACGTTCAGGTAGTCGGCACCCTCGAAGACGCCGGCCTCGAGGGCGTGGGCGGCGAGGTACGTGGCGGCGTCGGTCGCCGGCCGGAAGTCCTCGGTGTCGGTCGCCAACTCCTCCCAGGGTCGGTCACCGCCGGGGACGTACAGCGAGACGGCGATGGCGGGCACGTCGAAGAACGCGGCTTCCACGGCGGCCGAAACGGTGCCCGAACGACCGAGGACGTACGCGCCGAGGTTCGCACCCTTGTTACAGCCGGCGACGACCATGTCGACGTCGGGACAGAGCGACTCCAGCCCGACGACGGTGCAGTCCGCGGGCGTCCCGTGGATCGCGTAGCCGAGTGCGTGCTCCTCGACGAGCACGTCGGCCGACATCTGTCGCCCCACCGCGCTCTTGTCCTCCGCGGGTGCCACGGCGGTCACGTCGGCGACCGACGACAGCGCGTCGTACAGCGCGCGAAAGCCCACGCTGTCGATGCCGTCGTCGTTCGTCAGGAGGATCTCCATAGTCTACACATCGATGGTGTCTGCAAAAACGCTCCGCTTGCGCGACGGACGGAGCAGGCGTCAGGCGACGCCCTCGTAGAACTCCCGGGCGTCGACGCGGCGGTCGTCGGCCGCGGTCACCAGCGCCGCCGCGACGGCGGCAAACCCCTGTCCCTGCGGCGGGATGGCGCTGGCCACGCTGTCGAGCGACGCCCTCCCGCGCACGAACGCCGTTTCGGCGTCCCTAGCCAGCCTGGCGGCGGCGTACGGTGCTCCGCTTCGGCGCTTCCCGCGGGCCTGCGAGAGGAGACGGACGCCCTCGATCACCCCTCCCAACGCGTCGAACAGCCGATCGAGCACCTGCGCTTCGGTCTCGAGTTGCAGGCGCTTGTCGTCGTACTCGGCGCGCGAGAGCCGGTCGACGACGCCGACCGACTGCACGTACCGCCTCTGGGAGAGTTCGGAGACGACGGCGGTCGCCCGCTCCCGGCGGCTCGCGACCCGGTCGCTGATCGAGCCCACCGACTCGGCGTCGACGTACTCGACGGCGTCGACGAACTCCTCGAGGTCGATGTGCGCCTGGACGAGCAGTGACTGGGCGTCGATCGCGAGCCGGAGGAGCGTCTTGACCCGGCGGAGGCGCTGGATCGTCTGCTCCTGCTCGGCCGAGATACCCTGTCGGTTCGCCGCCTCGTAGGCCGCCTGCGCGTTGTACAGGTGTTCGATGGACGGCGTCGGGTCGAAGGAGGCGGTCGCGGCCGTGATCGCCGTCAGCGAGCCGCCGTCGCCCGCGTACGCGTCGACGGCGCGGTCGGTCTGGTCCCGGGCCCGGTCGAGCAGTGCCGGGACGTCCATTCGGCGCAACGCCGCGGCCGACGGCGTGCCGCCCGACGGCGTGGCCGCCGCCGTGGCGGTCGCCGTCCCTCCTTGCCTTCCCCCGGGAGCCTCAGACTCGTCCGTATCGCTGGCAGAACCGCTCGACTGGCCGGCCGACCCGGTCCCCCCACCGAGCGGGACGAGACCGGTACAGCCGGAGAGTCCGGCGACGGCGACGAGAAGGGCGCGCCGGTGCATACCCGCTCTGCCGTCCGGCGACGGTTAACGCTATCGCCGCTGATATCCATACTGATAACGAGCTGGCGGGTGCGGGGTCGGGTCGGCCGCGCTCGGGGACGGCTACCCGACGAAATCGACCACGGTCGTGTCGTCGACCACAAGGTTGTACGCCCCCTCGTCGTCGTTCCAGAGAACGAGCGCCTGCTCGAACGAGAGGACGCTCCCGTACGGGGCTCCCGCGAGCACCTCGTTCAGCGACGTCTCCCGCGTGAGGACCGCGAACACGCCGGTGGACTCGCTGCCGTCGCCGATCTTGAAGACGGGGTTCGTGTCGTCGTCGTCCGTCAGATCGTGGCTCAACTTGACCGCGAGGAGATCGACCCGCCGCGTGACGTGTCGGTCGGCGTCGGCCAGTTTCGCGTGCCGTGCGGGGTCCGCCCGGACGGCGAGTCGTCTGGTCCCGTCGGGTCGGAAAACGGCGTACGCGAACTGAACCGTCGGGTTGGTGAACGCGCCGGGGTCGTCGCCGGCCTCGTCGAGGCGCGACTGGAACGACGGCACCGCGAGGTCGGCCCGGACGTCGAACGACCAGCCACGGTCCGAGGGCTCCGCGTCGGGCCAGAGGCGGAGCGTCGGTGCGTACACCGTCGCGCCCGTTCGCGAGACGACTTCGCGTTCGACCGTCCGGAGCGCCGTCGCCGTGTTGAGATCCGCGGGTTCGAGCGCGACGACCGCGCCGTCGGGCGCGAGCACGTCGAGCGACCGCTCGACCGCGGCCACGGGGTCGTCGAGTTCGCTCAACACGTTCGAGAAGACGACGAGGTCGAAGCCACCGCCCGAGACGCCCGAACCGGGGTCGTCGACGAGTCCCGGGAGATCGAGCGCTTCGATCGTCGTTCGGTGGATCGTCGGGTGGAAGTTCCGCCCGGTCTCGCCGAGCAGGCGTTCGAGGACGTCGGCCGCGGCGCTCGGTTCGACGGCGTGGTAGTCGACCAGCGCCTCGCGTGGGAAGAAATCATGCAGGCCGAGCGCCGGGCCGCCGGTGCCCGCGCCGACGTCGAGGACGCGGAGCGGCGTCTTGACGAGGCCGCGCTCGGCCAGCGTGTCGAGGACGTACCCCACGGTGGCGTAGTAGTCGGGCAGGTGGTAGAGCCCGTAGCCGAGCGCGACGCGGTCGTCGTACGCGACGGACTGGCGGCGGTAGTACCGCTCTTTCAGTCGGCGGATCGTCTCGCGCAGGCGATCGCCGGACTCACCTCGGTGCCAGTCGATCCCCTCGCGCTCGACGAGGAACTCCTCGAACGCGTGGGCGTACCGCTCCGGAAACGCCGTCGGGGCCCACCCGGGTTCGACGACGCATTCGGGAGCCGGGACGAACGTGCCGTCGTCGCGCTCGACGAGACCCAGGTCGACCGCCTCCTCGCGGAGCACCTGCCGCACGACCGCGGGGTGGGGGCTCCCGTCGACGTACTCGTAGATCTCGTCTGGATCGATCGGTCGGACCTCGCGCAGGTACTTCGCGTTGGCGCGGATCCCCTCGCGGTCGGTCATCGGCGGTCCTCGTGGGCGCGGTCGTCGGCATCGTCGGTGCCTTCGCTGTCGTCGGCATCGTCGGTGCCTTCGCCGGACTCGACGGCGTCGCGGTTCCCGACGGCTCCGCTCGCCTCCCGATAGAGCGCGTCGAACGTCTCGTCGTCGGCGGCCGCCAGGCGGGCGGCGGCGTCGGCGACCCGCTCGGCCCCGTCGAACGTCGCCTGGATCTCGCGGTAGACCCGCGGGGTCCCGCCCGTGACCGTCTCGACGAGCTCGGCGAGCGCGCCGGAGACCGGGGTGTGGAACTCCGGTCGTACCTCGCGGGCGGCCAGGGCGTACGCGATGACGGCGGCGTGAGCGCTCGACTGGACCGTCTCCATCGCCCGGTCGTGCTCCGCGGCGGTCGTCTCGAAGAGGGTGTTGCCCGCCGCTTCGAGCGCGGCGCGGAGTCGGTCGGTCGCCGGCCCGGGTTCGTCGGCGGTGACCGCGACGTTGCCGGGCGCGTTCGCGGGCGCGAACAGGGGGTGGAAGCTGACCCGCTCTCGATCGGGGACGTGGGCACGCATCGCCGCCAGGGGCGGTGCCATCACGCCCGTGACGTCGACGGTCGCCTCCCGGACCCGGTCGGCCTGCGCGGCGACGCTCGCGTCGATGGCCGAGATGGGAACCGCCAGACAGATCACGTCGAACCGCTCGGTCCCGTCGACGGGGACGGTCCGGGCGTCGAGTGCGGCGGCGGCGTTCGCGGCGGTGGCGGCGTCCGTGTCGGCGAACGCGACGTCGATCTCGCCGGGTGCGGCGCGCTCGACGGTGTCGGCGAACCACCGCCCCATCGACCCCGCGCCCACGACGAGCAACTGCATCGCGCACCTGTAGCCCGGGACGTCGCAAAAGGCTTCGGAAGCGGTACGGGCTGACCGCCGCCGGCCGAGCGAGCGAACCCCACGAGACGAGAGCGGGCGGTCAGTCCACCGGAGTGAGCCGAACCCGCGACCACGGGACCGGTTCCTCGTCGTGTCCGTCGACGGTGCCGTCGAGCGACACCGTGTCGGGATCGACCGGTGCGCCGAACCGGACGACGAACAACGGGGCCGCCGCCTCGATCGTCCGTCCGTGGCCCTCCATGTCGACCGCGCGGGCGCGGACGGTCCCGGTCCCCTCGTCGAACGCTTCGAAATGTGAGGTCAGTAGTTCGGGGTCGACGTCGGTGACGGGGACGCCCGCCCGGAGGGTGAGCTCGAACCGTCTGATACCCGCCGGCGGGGCCTGCACCACGACAGCGATCGCATCGGTGTCGCCGTCGCCCCCATCTCCTCGGTCGCTGGCGGCCCCGCCGCGGTCTTCACTCGCGCTCCCGGATTGACCGTCCCCGTCCGCGCGCGCACGCCGCGAACCACCGTCGTCCGTCGTCCCCGTCGCGGCCGCCCCGTCGGTCGGTTCACGGAACAGTCGGAGGAGCCGACTCAGGACCCCCTCGGTCATGGGTGCGCGGACGGTCGGCGGGCGTCGGCGCTCGCGGCCGTCTCGGTGCGTGGACGGGGACGGACCCGGGACTCGTCGGGGTCGTGGCGACGCGGATGACACTGTCGCGACATAGCCGTCTCGAAGCGTTCGACGGACAAGACGGTGCCGGCCGACGGAGCCGGATCCCGACCGGACCGACCGTTTCGTCTCCAGGTTCTAACAGTATACTCTCGTTGAAACGACTCGAAGAATCCGTCTGACATTCGTCACACTCTAATAATCTAATTTGATATTTGAAACTAATATGTTATACACAGAGCCAAATTCTGTTTCGAATAATGAGATTTCCGCGAGTTTCGGGATCGACACTCGACGGGAGACATATATCACTTCCCGGGGGTTTCGACGGTGACCCGACGCTGCTCGTCGTCTCGTTCCAGTGGCAGCAACGCTCCCTCGTCGACCCCTGGTGTTCGGTCGCCGACCGACTCGCGGAGCGGTACGACGAGTTCGAGTACTACGAACTGCTCGTCGTCGACTGGCGGAGCCGGATGCTCGTCGGGCGGACCCGGCGCGCGGATCTCCTCTCGGGGGATCAGCACGAACGGATGCTCGTCCTACGCGTGAACAAACGCCAGTTCCGCCAGTCGCTGGGGCTGCTCGGCGAGGAGACGATCTACGCGCTCTTGATCGACGAGGACCACGTCGTTCGCCAGGCGGCAGGATTCCCGTCGTCGTCGACGATCGAGGGGCTCCTGTCGCTGCTCGACGACTGGGACGCGGCCCGGCCGACGACGAGTCAGAGCTCGAACTCGACCGGGTAGTCGGTCAGGTTC
This Salinigranum marinum DNA region includes the following protein-coding sequences:
- a CDS encoding arsinothricin resistance N-acetyltransferase ArsN1 family B codes for the protein MDCLRMATPADAPGIRRIYAPYVEETAVSFATTVPSVATLETKLSKTLEQFPWLVCERDDGVAGYAYAGALRERDAYRWSTELSVYVDATAQHEGVGRRLYEALLTLLTAQGYANAYGVITLPNPASVALHEALGFDRVGVFDDVGYKDGDWHDVGWWRLRLPEAAAPDPPRSIDSLADDRVQAALAG
- a CDS encoding right-handed parallel beta-helix repeat-containing protein codes for the protein MSTTDGLQGGLAVLLVLTVVLGSVGVYVATVPASAATTRVVDAGGGTPYKTIQAALDASDAGDTVEVRPGVYREAITVTKEVTLVAPNGATLNGSTVQEQSLGAGTVGITVDPAVGSGLTIDGFTVERYTDGITVGASAMESSRNADESIITGGWTIRDVTARDNAEDGVDVGAVDGTPWTMTRVTAVGNGDVGIEVDGYPNPNAVGWTIRESNASDNGYYGVYTSSSMGRWRLLDSTTNDNGASGVQTTAEDSAWVIGNHTASGNADFGIHPIGNFQGDWTIHNATVTDNGDSGIGGGFGSSGDWTIRDSVVTGNYDWGLYVPNNPGDFRIENVTVRDNSWGGIAVTRAEGNWRIDDSRIENNGDYRGYFGVNAEFTLGSWAVNNTVITGNVNGGINAEEGRDGRPVGDATDNWWGQASGPLAGQCVGNVDCGSPLTAPPGTTASPAVVSGTVTNDSGVGLAGVEVAVYRDDGTGTFTAYETNTTDAAGQYRVDVDVPAGETTARFKVEFEDPSGVYLGEWYDDAAGESTADTLDVQSGFTAFADAELADNTATVYGRVRNESGDPIEGILVVPYREDAGGDLRQLPGVGTDATGQYTYEMDVPPGQSGARVKLLFADPDDVYASRYYDDAETLADGLEVYVPAGERRLVSGTLPREADVTAGFSGTVTDGSGAPLSDIDVAVFRDDGTGTFREWTTESTDSSGEFDVDVDPVDSDNALVRVKLRFTDPSGQYTEQWYDGASQSTATVVAGLVSAERADLNATLVDDAPPAPDVARVSGWVTNESGAPIEDAFVNVYIDDGTGAASLGAFTFTSASGQYAAEVDLPAGESSVDVKVEFTDTDDVYASRYYDDATRYSDATAVTVPGGETRFVSESLPVADDVTGGFSGTVTNESGDPLPGIEVTAFRDDGTGSFRAWTTESTDAQGRYDIDVEPANPSDNRVTVKLRFTDPTWEYAQEWNSSGYQDIRTMADATEISALVGDSRVRNEELERNVVTVSGVVRNEAGDSLEDILVVTYRKEADGGFTQYDSAATYTDEFGRYETEVPVRDGETTVDLKVGFADPDGEYARTYWRDARTVSNADVIDDAVAGWTLPNVMATMPRRDDVAVTYFGIVYDENNDVLEDIRVTVFRDDGTGSYGEWTNLRTDENGYWEGAVYPPPGEQNVSVKIRYRDDSGDYLEEWESNESSKATADVESGTVGEYIDLIGTVLAPAPKTQVSGVVRADTDGNEALDGIRVTAFRDDGTGDFDPFATLTTDEFGYYEFQVPPPPGSSTVSTRLYFRDPTGEYSSMWYRDARRAAGATQLNSPAGEGNYFNDQWLPEAGMLLGVSVQALSTCQNPADESSCTFPNDEDTVTVGPGEEVAVHYELWNGDDEVYTDYDVDDPATGTTMFGANHRVATLTTRTTTTTLTSPLVDGSYDYQANATSISESGKVSNSSASYTIGVQGSVVQQARAGDRFDASVSNPGAGTPVLVDGGTQGLANLSNTTFQSVLLTTDGGDFSLNLTGSDDAPSGTSSLPLAAGGTSLGYVTVDHSVPDENVDEVVFRFRVSRLRLATAGVSPGDVTLYRYVDGSPTALSTALVRTTPTASVFEATSPGLSVFAVGAGELTSTPADSDGGSGSADTDRDSDDRESPTPTPVPTPVSSDSDATVTPQATETPASESTTATGGVSTAVETSEPETSVADSEGTTTVGADATTPTDAEPATTSTTFDGFGALTLLLALFAVLSVVLSRRRRR
- the surE gene encoding 5'/3'-nucleotidase SurE, with amino-acid sequence MEILLTNDDGIDSVGFRALYDALSSVADVTAVAPAEDKSAVGRQMSADVLVEEHALGYAIHGTPADCTVVGLESLCPDVDMVVAGCNKGANLGAYVLGRSGTVSAAVEAAFFDVPAIAVSLYVPGGDRPWEELATDTEDFRPATDAATYLAAHALEAGVFEGADYLNVNAPLDAVDEPEMRITEPSTMYDMTARPDGDDRLTLHDRIWERMRDDDLPDPDGTDRRAVVDGHVSVSPLLAPHPTRHHEALDGLATAYRR
- a CDS encoding class I SAM-dependent methyltransferase, coding for MTDREGIRANAKYLREVRPIDPDEIYEYVDGSPHPAVVRQVLREEAVDLGLVERDDGTFVPAPECVVEPGWAPTAFPERYAHAFEEFLVEREGIDWHRGESGDRLRETIRRLKERYYRRQSVAYDDRVALGYGLYHLPDYYATVGYVLDTLAERGLVKTPLRVLDVGAGTGGPALGLHDFFPREALVDYHAVEPSAAADVLERLLGETGRNFHPTIHRTTIEALDLPGLVDDPGSGVSGGGFDLVVFSNVLSELDDPVAAVERSLDVLAPDGAVVALEPADLNTATALRTVEREVVSRTGATVYAPTLRLWPDAEPSDRGWSFDVRADLAVPSFQSRLDEAGDDPGAFTNPTVQFAYAVFRPDGTRRLAVRADPARHAKLADADRHVTRRVDLLAVKLSHDLTDDDDTNPVFKIGDGSESTGVFAVLTRETSLNEVLAGAPYGSVLSFEQALVLWNDDEGAYNLVVDDTTVVDFVG